TTTTGGtcgtcaaaaaataaattttggataaatttgtccatcggtttggatttttcgtgatattaacttttttttaaatatgtttcTGTTTGTGTCATATGGTATGGGAACTAATTGAAGTGAAGAATGCAGGTGCTGCAGGGCCTTGACGCTGTGCTTGACGTTGGGGGTGTGGGATCCGAGCAGAGGCAGATATGATCATCACGAGAAAGGCTTTGAGGAGGTATTCGGGCATGGGCTTTCCACCAAGCTCAGCAGCGCCGTTTGGTTTACAAGGTACTGGTTTGAACCCGAGCGTGTTTGCCCTCTTTTTCATTAGGCTAGCTTTTAGCTTCTACCTAATCATTTCGGTTTTTCATTTTCCCGTCAATGGCGGTATCGATTTTCTTGGTTGTTAACATGGTTTGTTAAGCTTATTCTTCCCATGTTCAGCATTTCGGGAAGGAGATAATAGCCAAGGAGCTTCAGGTCGATGAAGATCACCCGGACACGCATCGGCTGTATCTTGCTGTGTATAAAAGCTTCGAGGAGGTACTGTGTTTTTGATTTGGACACTCAAAAGACGAGACTAATCTTAAATACTCGAGCTGTGACTGTTGTCGAAGGTAGCGATTTAAACAAGCTACATGGGAGAATCAGAGGCGTGAGTGTACGAGTCGAAGGAGATGCCATAGCCAGCGATGGTTGGCATCATCACTCTTTGCTGGCTCATGAGTTTGATCTTCTAATTGATAATGTCAGGCAATTGATGCTGTTGATAACGGAATAAGTCAGTACGACACCGACCAGCCTCCAAGATACGTGGATAACACGCATTTGTCTGCGAGAGTCGGAAGACTGAATCCAGACTGGATTGATCCTGATCAATCTTTGGAGAAGGAGAATGATGCGTTTCAGCGAGCTATGTCCTTGGCTGGCGGCGAATTCCTAGATGTAAGGTTTACTTTACTTTTCAGCGAGCTATATCCTTGGCAGCGAATTTTTAGTCGTTTTAGCAACTCCGGTGCTAATCCATTTTACCTTCTTCCTTTGATTTCCCGGAGTCTACGATATCATGCAATGTCATGGTTACCCGCAAGATCCATTGTAACGGAGTGTCTTGAAGCTAGAAATGGAATCGACGAGACCGGAGAAATCGtgtttttgaagcaaaattgtcCCCGTAAGTAAACTGAATCGTACATGCTATTGACTCACGAAAATGCTTGAGAATTAgcagttttttcttcttcttttctctcagaTAAAGCTGGATTTTTATGCCTAAATGTGTTCGATTTTTGTCCATCTTCGTAGTGGAAGCTTCATTTGTTTGAGCTCGAGGACAAGATGAAAATCGAACCTTCCATCAAATATGTAGTTTATCAGGTGCCAACTTGAGAACTTATTTATGCACATCCTCATGGAAAAATCTGTGTAAGAGAAGAATGGCAGCTGATAAGGCGAGTACTACTTGAACATACCGGTGATGTTTCTGCATGTGCAGGATAACCGGACCGGAGCAAAGACTGGCTGGCGCAGGCAGTTGCGGTGGCTTCTGACTGCTTTGAAAGCCGGAAGCCTCTTCCGGCTGACTGGCGTGGTCTGACGAATGACAAGCGCTCCGAAGAATCGGGCATCCTGTGGCTTTGTATTCTGCCATGCGAGTTGGTTCATTGGCGTGAATCATACTTACGAGGGCACTCTTGCGATGGCCAGAGATGGTGTGCTGGTTTAAAGCTCCGCCCGGAAAGAAGTTAGGATCCAACTACTTCGTACCGCTGCTCATCTCGAGTTTGCCATCTTCTAATAGCCTATAAATGGCGTGCAAAATGAATAGACAGCTGGGGATGCAAATAGCACTCTCTAAGCTGGTCCATAATGCATACGACTTTGGAGCTGCATGCATTGTTGCTGCAAGCTGCACATACGACAGACTGCACTTGCAGCACCATAGCAGCTGCTCGTGGTTGTTTTGAGAAAACCTTAAACTTAGGTTGTGTTTGTCTCCAGAAAGCTTCTTGgtctaggaaaacattttccgagaaaatcattttcaaggaaaatggtcGGTGTTCGGTTGTTTGGTGTCGGTCTGTTTTTTTATGCTTATGTCCAAGTGTGTATGTGGTGTGGTCTTTAGTGGGCGAAGAAGCTTATTGTATTAAGACAATACTTGGTATGTGGGATTTGTGGAGTTGATCATTTACTTCCACGGACTTAGATCATTTTACTTGGTGGTTTTTACAGCTGCGCGTACATTATTTTTACCGGGTGCCCACATCGCAAAGCAGCGCACTTGACACCTCTGAAATCGAAGAAACGTCTCGCCGGTTTCTTTGATTTGTATCTCAGTAAAGAACAATGAAATTTTGAAACCATCAATGTTTCTCCTCCATGGAGGACTTTCTGTTATTTGTATTCCTAATCCCCAATCAATCCATTTGCTCTTCTTGGAGACTATGTACAAGATACTTTTGACAGAGGCCGCCTCGCTCTTCAAGTGAAAACAGGGCAGCCTTCCACCACAACTCCTGCAGCGGTAGGGCATGTAGCCAGTGGACACCCATCCAAATCATTCCCCCACCAGTCCAAATCAATGCTCTCAAGCCCCAAGCACAAGTACAGTAGCACCCCCATGAATGCAAGCCCAGCATCCAGTGCCCCAGAGAGCACATAGTTGTATTTCTTCCACAGGTCCGGCCGGTACCGGTACACCACGAACCCGGATAGGAACCCCGCAATGACCCACGTCGTGTAGTTCACGGCCGTTGCCGGTGGCATATACCCCGTTGCCCCGATCAGGACTGGCATGTTGATGAGCCCGATCCACTCTTGTTCCGGGAAGGCCTTGTGGGCCAGCCAGACCAGTAGGGGCGCAATCACTCCTCCTAGGAAGAACCAATTGATGGCCCCGTAGGTGCCCAGGTCGCCGAAGATTCTCCGCGGCCCAATCAGGCCCCAGATCACCGAAGCGTCGTAGAAGACTGTGTCGCTTGGGCACGTCCAGGGGCTGCTCGAGGAGGTCGTCTCGCAGATGTCGGAGATCGTCTCCATGAGCCACCACGCTGTGCCCAGGTACACGAACCCAGCTATAAGAGTCCCCACCACCTGGTGAACTAAAGGATCAACATTCAGAGTGCGTTGGAAAATTTTCCTAGAGTCCTAGCCAAAAAGATGGAGGAGGCCGATAAAATTACCTGAGCCATGAACATTGTTCTGGGAGGGATTTTCATGTAGTGACCAAGCTTGAAGTCCTGCAGGAAGGTGATGGCCTGCGTCATGCTTATGTACCCATACACCTTGAAGCACATATTCGCTACTGGGTATCCCGGGTAAATATACCCGATTATGTACTCGGTGATGATATTCAACCCCGGAGTCTGTGGCagaggaagaaaaacaaaacaaaaaaggaatcaGATAATTGACAATGTGCGAACCGCCTCTTTTTATTTGCGCCGCTGCACAAGAAGGGATTTTACCTGATTCGTGATGGCAGTGATGATGCCGATGGGAAGAGTGAAGACAATGGCGATCGCACAAGCCAGCAAGACACCCCACCACGGGAGTTGAAGCTGAGAGTTGTAGTACTCGCAGGCAAAGATGGTAGCTGCAATGTTCGCCACCAGGATGCACCAGAACCACCAGTCCGGGACTTGCCTGTACCGCCTCATCATTCTTGTGTGTATATCAGCTGTCTTTTCTTGGAAACTTGCCTTACTCTGCTCCCAAATCTCCCTGCATATTTGATATTGATTTGAACTTTTGAAGTGAAAAATTTCTGCACGGCGTGAACAAACTGATCTCCATGGGCTAAGTAAAATTTCACTTCCGTATTACCTTCCGTGGAAGAGAAGAACGTGAACGATGGTGGCGGTGAGTGAAGCAAAGCCAACCCCATAGGTCATGGCGAAGAATGTGCTGAGGTAGAGAGGTCCTTCCTCCTCGTACGCGGTGAGATTGAGGTGGAAATTGGAGTCGATGATGCTGGAGATGTTGTACTCCTGGCCAGTAGAAGTGAACAGTTCGTCCGAGAATATTGGGAACGTCTTGGCCTTGTACACATTGAGCCAGTAGCAGATCGGAGTCAGCACGTACATCACGAAGACAAAGCCGGCAGCCACGTTGGCGGTGGCGAACCACGGGCTGGCGAGCGGGCTCCCGAGGTAGGCGGAGATGGTGGACCAGTCCAGCCCAACGGCTGCGATCCCAAGCCCATAGAGGCCCGAGCCGAGCTGCTGGGCCAGGACGGACTTGGGGAAGATCCAGCAGATCCAGGATAGGGAGGTGAGCATCTCGAAGATGTAGCCTGGGAAGACGTAGTATGCGAAGCTGCAGATGAAGGCGATCAGGAAGAACTGGGTCCGTGTCACGCCGCCCTTCGGCCGCTCCTCTCTCTCATGAAGCGCCCTGCGATttaaaagtaaatacatgaaGCATTGGAGACAAGATACCAAAATTTGAACCAAAGTCTCTCAATGCACAAACCTGAAGAACATTAGCATGCTTACGTGTATCACAAACTGATAACTGACCAGAAGATTTTCATTTTATACCGCTAGAACCAAAGATCATAACTTTGCCTCTAGACGACGAGCGAATTTCAATAGGCAAAATTACTTCGTTCAAGTCCATGAAAGATCACCACTGCCCATTTCTTATTCTTCTGTTACAGTTCTGCAGAGAATCTTCCATTAGGAAGAGATTAGACTCATTCATGTCGCTCGGTGAATCAGAACTTCAGAAATGATGGTTACACAAAAAGGGTCTATTAGCAAAAGAAAACAGCATCGGAAACTCTCATGCATGATTAATCAAAACTGTCGTGGGATCCACTCTTTTGAGAATTTATGGCTTACAATATGCTGATATTTTCACATTCACCCAAAAACTGCTTTGCTAACAAAcccaaattgagaaattgattatgtaacaatCTTGGGTGACTGTAAGACACAGTCCATTctgaatcacaaaaaaaaaaaaaaacaataattaattaaaattattgtGGGTTTCACAATATGCCATTATTTTCAGAGTCAGTCAAAATTGTTATGTTAGCAAAGTTGTTATCACGGAGTTTCTTGCTTTGGCATCTTCTTAccgagaccttttttttttttgcccttttctgtACTTTTCCTGGGGAAATGCCTGCCTAACCTTTGGGACGAATTGAGAAATGAAAGAAGCTGATATCTGAAAGCAGACAGTCTACCCCGACTAATCAAACCAACCATTAAAAGTAGGTCATTCACGTAAGGAGCTGGATCGCCATAAGTGATCAAGAAACCAAGcctctttcctctctttttcccattttttttttgtttcggctATCAGATGCGATATCTCGAGCAACTTTGGCGCACTAAACTGCGTCTACCTTCTCGGTTCGATCAAAAGTAGGTCATTCCCGTAAAGAGCGAGGGCTTTTTCACAAGGAGTTAATTCCTAGTCTCACGTAGGAGTCAAACCCGAGATCTCACGCTCGTTGAGGAGCAAAATCTCAATCGTTTTACCGCTCGACACGACCCCAACAATTTTGTTGGGTTATTGTACAACAAAAAATGTACATGGAAATTAGAGTGACACTAGGAGTTCCATTTGTAGCTCAACATTGGGCTCCTAGACAAAGTGGGGTTAAGGCCTCCTCGTGAGATGGTCTCATTTTCATCTTTGgaattttcttattctttctcGTGGGAAAAGTTTGATAAATGTGATTTTTGTATGTCCCACGCTTTGTgggtagacatggccggttccggtttcacgaaaagttggaaccggaaccggcccttgaaaatacccgttccggttccgaaccggaaccggtggttctgtgccggttccgattccggacCGATTCCTTTCGGTAacccgattccttttttttaattttaattttaaaataataaataataaaataaacataataaattataaattataaaatataatcaaattgtatattgtaataaaaatatggggaaaaaagagagagagaggagaaatgagcttgaacttaatgaattatcattaagtacctacatatcttcttggggatagaagaattaaagcatgtgtagttcttttacctttgataaccccaacttacctcatcgtcaatcgtcactaCCCATTGTTGttcccgtggcggtggtatctccacaatcctcgctaaaaaattcgtgttctcgatccaactcttggtgtcgaaatttcgccattgtccaatcgtcgacacaagcttgagcttccacggactccgagcttaatcttgaatggcgagagtccaaaactaatcctccggcgataaatgcttgttcaaccgcaaccgttgaaaaaaaggttgctaatatccggcaagcgatgagggcgagaacgggtcaatcgatttggtgactcttccaccactttaggattttgaaATCAGTACTATATTTCGCATCatcaaactcaaattgagtagttaaaaatttttctaattcgtaAATACTACCTGTtacccctttttattttttatgcctactcttgagcatattatatcctctactaagtgaactaccaccttcgctacgtgaggcagtaaattgtaaagatccgtaatcacttaaaccatatctactacaaaactctccatataatactactatagattctttaacatttcattgtatttttgaaatatctattgaatcttccaaatgtaaacaatcatgataatacacattcaaataatctaataaaccgtctaatttaatacgtggatcaaaaacaataccaactaaatagacaagaggaatttggaaataataatgcaaccattttttctcgcattactaaaatagttcgagctaattcagtatcattttcatattcactaaaaacactacatatattaacacactctattaaaaataaatgcatagtaggataataaatacaagataaagtcttagtagcatcattaaaaattttcaaaaaatctaaatttttttttgcaaacgtctcaatgttgcggaagtaaagtaatttcgggaatattttttgaaataaacatacataataaatatttgtaatcaaaagtttgccgaagcaactcgtaggtagaattctaacgagtcggaatatcttttgcaaatctttttgcatttctcccatgttgtttacaaaattttcctcatgctttcataaaatgggcacgactccataaaaatttaattgcaccctttattggggcgagagaagtgtcaagagttcataaaccatcttgtgcacataaatttaaaacatggcaagcacatctaatgtgaaaaaattatccgccaaaagaggatttgcaaatattttctaattcgggaatagaagtggtatttgcggcggcattatcaaaaccaattgaaaatactttatttatcaaattatattcttctaaaacttgcctaattattctataaatattatgagccaaatgtctttcatcaaaactcgaaatgcaataagtcttttttgaatggtccaattatcacctatccaatgacacgtgacactcatataagaatgaatttgctaaggatcactccaaatatcgctacctatatgcacacgtctattgaattccgaaaaaaattttgctaaagatttttttccttttttataaagatgaaaaacttcgtgtttaagagtactttttggaatagttggtgcttgtggaaccaacgcagtatttatcaaatatttcaaattaaaattttcaccagtagtaaacgaaGCATAATCAAGGGCAACTTATTCAgctaatatttgtttataaagtgcatcggtgtaatgGAATAAaagatgaggattagaattggcgtacccggaaatttgttgttgcgtattgtcgatccccactTGCGTTGGATTTTTTTCGTCAGATGCCGACGGAATATTCCGTAGccatctcctttcgtaaatttatatgtttgcgaccaatatttacaatttatattatacttaccttcgccttcatcatgtaccttgtcgaagtgtagccacaagtcggatgtactatctcggcccttccgttccggctcatttgtcGTTGACGTTTTTTCGACACCAATAGgatgatgaagactttcttgtgttgggatgtgctcgacgttcggaatcgggacaatgttgatattatcatcctcgtcttcccaacatgcatactcacgaggatcatattcgggaatgggatactcaaaatctcccatagtcatcttgccctttccaacatttttgcttccacttgccatttttaagagaattgatcggaaatccgattgagagaattgaggcgggattaagataatttgagcgaattgagaggatttaagagaatttgagagaattattgagaggatttgtgggaaaaatgaaatggggaggataggtatttataggcaagaattaaaaacaattcaatttttattttttttaaccaacggCCAAATGGCCTAAAGAGccgttgtgtgtgtgtgtgtgtgtgtgtgtgtggggggggggggggcggtgGGGCCCAAGTTTGGCccatatccttttttttttaataacggGTCGAAATAGGTtcccacaattatggaaccgtgggccgaTCAAGGTGGTTAGGGCCCACGATTCCatattggccatgtctagttgtgggtagacatggccatatggaaccgtgggcccggaaccggcccggagcTGGCCGGTTGATCGGGTCGGTTCCTGTTCCGACccgttattaaaaaaaaaaaaaagatatgaggCGGTGGGGCAAAGAACcattgggctctttgccccaccccCCCATACATACACACAACGGTTCTTTGGGccgttggttaaaaaaattgaattgtttttaattcttgcttataaatacctatcatccctttcattttctcacaaattttctcaacaattttatcaaattctcttaaatcctctcaattcgctcaaattctctcaattctctcaaagggttgggccggttcccacaattatggaaccgtggatCAACACGATTCCatattggccatgtctagttgtgggtagacatggccatatgGCCGTGGGCCGCCTCGGGGTCGGTTCTCCGCccgttattaaaaaaaaaaagatatgggcCGGTGGAGCAAAGAACcattgggctctttgcccccccCCCCCATACATACACACAACGGTTCTTTGGGccgttggttaaaaaaaaattgaattgtttttaattcttgcttataaatacctatcctccccctttcatttttttcacaaattttctcaacaattttatcaaattctcttaaatcctctcaattcgctcaaattctctcaattctctcaacgAGATCCCGGTTCCCACAATTATGGcgtgggcccgatcaacggCATTTCCGATCACGATTCTCatattggccatgtctagttgtgggtagacatggccatatgGAAATGGTGGCCGAACCGCATGACTAGGGAGATTTGATCGGGTATCCCATTcccgttttaaaaaaaaaaagattcatgaGTAGGTTGGAGCAAAGAACcattgggctctttgccccaccccCATACACACAACGGTTCTTTGGGccgttggttaaaaaaaaaattgaattgtttttaattcttgcttataaatacctatcctccctttatttttctcacaaattttctcaacaattttctcaaattctcttaaatcctctcaattcgctcaaattctctcaattctctcaacaagcggttccgggccggttcccacaattatggaaccgtgggcccgatcaacaggttggttccgggcccacgattccatattggccatgtctagttgtgggtagacatggccatatggaaccgtgggcccggaatcggcccggagccggcccgttgatcgggccgGTTCCTGTTCCAACCcgttatataaaaaaaaaaaaagatatgagcCGGTGGGGCAAAGAACCATtaggctctttgccccaccgcCCCTCCCCATACATACACATAACgcctctttgggccgttggttaaaaaaaaaattgaattatttttaattcttacttataaatacctatcctccctctttcatttttctcacaaatcctctcaacaattttctcaaattctcttaaatcctctcaattcgctcaaattctctcaattctctcaatctcgcctcaattctctcaatcggatttccgatcaattctctaaaaaatggcaagtggaagcaaaaatgctggaaagggcaagatgactatggaaGATTCCGAATATCCAATTCCTAAATATGATCCTCATGAGTATGCAtattgggaagacaacgacaataatatcaacattgtcccgatttcgaacgtcgagcacatcccaacacaagaaagtcttcatcctcctaccggtgtcgaagaaacgttaATGGCAAATGAGCCGAAACGGAAGGGCCAAgatagtacatccgacttgttgctacacttcgacaaagtacgtgatgaaggcgaaggtaagtataatataaattgtaaatattgttcgcaaacatataaatttacgaaaggagatggctatggaacattccgtcggcatccgataaaaaaaatccaacgcaAGTGgagatcgacaatacgcaacaacaaatttccggatacgccaattctaatcattatcttttattccgttacatcggtgcactttataaataaacattagctgaatatgttgcccttgatcatgctccgtttactactggtgaaaattttaatttgaaatatttgataaatactgcgttggttccgcaagcactaactattccaaaaaatactcttaaacgcgaagtttttcatctttataaaaaggaaaaaaatctttagcaaaattttttgcggaattcaatggacgtgtgcatataggtatcgatatttggagtgattcttggcaaattcattcttatatgggtgtcacgtgtcattaaaTAGGTAATGATtgaaccattcaaaaaagacttattgcatttcgaatttttgatgaaagacattcggctcataatatttatagaataattatgcaagttttagaagaatataatttgataaataaaatattttcaattggttttgataatgccgccgcaaataccgcttctattcccgaattagaaaatatttgcaaaccctcttttggtggacaattttttcacattagatgtgtttgccatgttttaaatttatgtgtacaagatggtttacgaactcttgacacttctctcgccccaataaagggtgcaattaaatttttatggagtcgtgcccattttatgaaagtatggggaaaattttgtaaacaacatgggagaagggcaaaaagatttccaaaagatattccgactcgttggaattctacctacgagttgcttcggcaaacttttgattacaaatatttattatgtatgtttatttcacaaaatattcccgaaattactttacttccgcaacattgggacgttgcaaaaaaaatttagattttttgaaaatttttaatgatgctactaagactttatcttgtatttattatcctactacacatttatttttaatatagtgtgttaatattggtagtgtttttagtgaatatgaaaatgatattgaattagctcgaactattttagtaatgcgagaaaaatggttgcattattatttccaaattcctcttgtttatttaattgatattattttttatccac
The sequence above is drawn from the Rhodamnia argentea isolate NSW1041297 chromosome 9, ASM2092103v1, whole genome shotgun sequence genome and encodes:
- the LOC115733019 gene encoding oligopeptide transporter 7-like isoform X3, which produces MVSYFLLVGMHRTKPRRKSLGSRVKNVVALTVPTTDDPSLPVLTFRMWVLGTLSCALLSFLNQFFWYRTEPLTITAISAQIAVVPLGRLMAARITDRVFLKGTRWEFTLNPGPFNVKEHVLITIFANSGAGTVYAIHVVTVVKVFYKKHITFFVSLIVVITTQVLGFGWAGIFRKYLVEPAAMWWPANLVQVSLFRALHEREERPKGGVTRTQFFLIAFICSFAYYVFPGYIFEMLTSLSWICWIFPKSVLAQQLGSGLYGLGIAAVGLDWSTISAYLGSPLASPWFATANVAAGFVFVMYVLTPICYWLNVYKAKTFPIFSDELFTSTGQEYNISSIIDSNFHLNLTAYEEEGPLYLSTFFAMTYGVGFASLTATIVHVLLFHGREIWEQSKASFQEKTADIHTRMMRRYRQVPDWWFWCILVANIAATIFACEYYNSQLQLPWWGVLLACAIAIVFTLPIGIITAITNQTPGLNIITEYIIGYIYPGYPVANMCFKVYGYISMTQAITFLQDFKLGHYMKIPPRTMFMAQVVGTLIAGFVYLGTAWWLMETISDICETTSSSSPWTCPSDTVFYDASVIWGLIGPRRIFGDLGTYGAINWFFLGGVIAPLLVWLAHKAFPEQEWIGLINMPVLIGATGYMPPATAVNYTTWVIAGFLSGFVVYRYRPDLWKKYNYVLSGALDAGLAFMGVLLYLCLGLESIDLDWWGNDLDGCPLATCPTAAGVVVEGCPVFT
- the LOC115733019 gene encoding oligopeptide transporter 7-like isoform X2, translating into MEESPGEEIRAPLLSKNGDSIDPATPSSPTLDRVVEEPEENSPVPQVALTVPTTDDPSLPVLTFRMWVLGTLSCALLSFLNQFFWYRTEPLTITAISAQIAVVPLGRLMAARITDRVFLKGTRWEFTLNPGPFNVKEHVLITIFANSGAGTVYAIHVVTVVKVFYKKHITFFVSLIVVITTQVLGFGWAGIFRKYLVEPAAMWWPANLVQVSLFRALHEREERPKGGVTRTQFFLIAFICSFAYYVFPGYIFEMLTSLSWICWIFPKSVLAQQLGSGLYGLGIAAVGLDWSTISAYLGSPLASPWFATANVAAGFVFVMYVLTPICYWLNVYKAKTFPIFSDELFTSTGQEYNISSIIDSNFHLNLTAYEEEGPLYLSTFFAMTYGVGFASLTATIVHVLLFHGREIWEQSKASFQEKTADIHTRMMRRYRQVPDWWFWCILVANIAATIFACEYYNSQLQLPWWGVLLACAIAIVFTLPIGIITAITNQTPGLNIITEYIIGYIYPGYPVANMCFKVYGYISMTQAITFLQDFKLGHYMKIPPRTMFMAQVVGTLIAGFVYLGTAWWLMETISDICETTSSSSPWTCPSDTVFYDASVIWGLIGPRRIFGDLGTYGAINWFFLGGVIAPLLVWLAHKAFPEQEWIGLINMPVLIGATGYMPPATAVNYTTWVIAGFLSGFVVYRYRPDLWKKYNYVLSGALDAGLAFMGVLLYLCLGLESIDLDWWGNDLDGCPLATCPTAAGVVVEGCPVFT
- the LOC115733019 gene encoding oligopeptide transporter 7-like isoform X1, producing MEESPGEEIRAPLLGNLAFAVSKNGDSIDPATPSSPTLDRVVEEPEENSPVPQVALTVPTTDDPSLPVLTFRMWVLGTLSCALLSFLNQFFWYRTEPLTITAISAQIAVVPLGRLMAARITDRVFLKGTRWEFTLNPGPFNVKEHVLITIFANSGAGTVYAIHVVTVVKVFYKKHITFFVSLIVVITTQVLGFGWAGIFRKYLVEPAAMWWPANLVQVSLFRALHEREERPKGGVTRTQFFLIAFICSFAYYVFPGYIFEMLTSLSWICWIFPKSVLAQQLGSGLYGLGIAAVGLDWSTISAYLGSPLASPWFATANVAAGFVFVMYVLTPICYWLNVYKAKTFPIFSDELFTSTGQEYNISSIIDSNFHLNLTAYEEEGPLYLSTFFAMTYGVGFASLTATIVHVLLFHGREIWEQSKASFQEKTADIHTRMMRRYRQVPDWWFWCILVANIAATIFACEYYNSQLQLPWWGVLLACAIAIVFTLPIGIITAITNQTPGLNIITEYIIGYIYPGYPVANMCFKVYGYISMTQAITFLQDFKLGHYMKIPPRTMFMAQVVGTLIAGFVYLGTAWWLMETISDICETTSSSSPWTCPSDTVFYDASVIWGLIGPRRIFGDLGTYGAINWFFLGGVIAPLLVWLAHKAFPEQEWIGLINMPVLIGATGYMPPATAVNYTTWVIAGFLSGFVVYRYRPDLWKKYNYVLSGALDAGLAFMGVLLYLCLGLESIDLDWWGNDLDGCPLATCPTAAGVVVEGCPVFT